From the genome of Psychroserpens ponticola, one region includes:
- a CDS encoding type II toxin-antitoxin system ParD family antitoxin produces MGKNTSISLGNHFEDFIKDEVKSGRYGSVSEVIRSALRLLESEEKKERELIKALKVGEKSGFIENFDPKQNLNELHRKHL; encoded by the coding sequence ATGGGAAAAAACACATCAATATCACTCGGAAATCACTTTGAGGATTTCATCAAAGACGAAGTAAAGTCTGGCAGATATGGTTCTGTTAGTGAAGTAATTCGTTCTGCTCTAAGACTATTAGAAAGTGAAGAAAAAAAAGAAAGAGAATTAATTAAAGCTCTAAAAGTTGGAGAAAAAAGTGGATTTATTGAAAATTTTGATCCTAAACAAAACCTGAATGAATTACATCGCAAACACTTATGA
- a CDS encoding toll/interleukin-1 receptor domain-containing protein has protein sequence MNNEKIIRDEAREFCKNSSLANPYTETSVKLQDLKHKLYDFYSDEYKAIFLDEIQKTIAEDLQKHRDNSHAGNPSPECQYEIVAEKTLFYVNQELGILPKVVHQKYQQETKLERNKVFISYSHLDKDYLNDIQRHFKPFKNDIDFWDDSKILPGQKWKEEIKRAIAETKVAILLVSTDFLGSEFIATDELPPLLESAEKDGAVILTVILKPCLFEEFDDLNKFQAINPPSRPISKMDENEREELYVNLVRQTKRVLSKG, from the coding sequence ATGAATAACGAAAAAATAATTAGAGACGAGGCAAGGGAATTTTGTAAAAATAGCAGTCTTGCAAATCCTTATACAGAAACATCGGTAAAATTGCAGGATTTAAAACACAAATTATATGATTTTTATTCTGACGAGTACAAAGCAATTTTTTTAGATGAAATTCAAAAAACAATTGCGGAGGACTTACAAAAACACCGTGATAATTCGCACGCTGGAAATCCGAGTCCTGAATGTCAATACGAGATTGTAGCGGAAAAGACTTTATTTTATGTAAATCAGGAATTGGGAATTTTACCAAAAGTTGTACACCAAAAATATCAGCAAGAAACAAAATTGGAAAGGAACAAGGTTTTCATTAGTTACAGTCATTTAGACAAAGACTATTTAAATGATATTCAACGACATTTTAAACCTTTCAAAAATGACATAGATTTCTGGGATGATAGTAAAATTCTGCCTGGACAAAAATGGAAAGAGGAAATTAAAAGAGCAATAGCGGAAACCAAAGTTGCGATACTTCTCGTTAGTACAGATTTTTTAGGTTCAGAATTTATTGCAACAGACGAATTGCCACCTTTATTAGAAAGTGCTGAAAAAGATGGTGCTGTAATTTTAACCGTCATTTTGAAACCTTGCTTATTTGAGGAATTCGATGATTTGAATAAATTTCAAGCAATAAATCCACCAAGCAGACCAATAAGTAAAATGGACGAAAATGAAAGAGAAGAATTATATGTGAATTTAGTTCGACAAACGAAAAGAGTTTTAAGCAAAGGATAA
- a CDS encoding type II toxin-antitoxin system RelE/ParE family toxin → MSKNKYRISQQAIDDLNNIWLYTFHKWSKEQADRYYNLIIGEIEFITDNYLIGKSAEQTRKNYRFTKIKSHLIFYRKVDNEIVEIVRILNQRMDIKKRLE, encoded by the coding sequence ATGAGTAAAAATAAATATCGAATAAGTCAACAAGCGATAGATGATTTAAATAATATATGGCTTTATACTTTTCATAAGTGGTCTAAAGAACAAGCTGATAGATATTACAACTTAATAATTGGAGAAATTGAATTTATTACAGACAATTATTTAATTGGAAAATCTGCAGAACAAACTCGAAAAAACTATAGATTTACTAAAATAAAATCTCATCTTATTTTCTATAGAAAAGTTGACAATGAAATTGTTGAAATCGTAAGAATTCTAAATCAGAGAATGGATATTAAAAAGAGGTTAGAATAA
- a CDS encoding tetratricopeptide repeat protein, whose product MKRAVKYGFLIFAFMLFSCNGADYYNLGIYQARQGNQEKAIEYFTKAIEVNSEDADAYYNRAYAQHLLGGKEKQTISDYSKSLELNPNDNEAHMNRGLIYMKMGENEKAISDYKESIRINPDYPIVYANLGNAYKLNLDNEKACENWKKSLELGNENVRQRLNLNCE is encoded by the coding sequence ATGAAAAGAGCAGTTAAATATGGCTTTTTGATTTTTGCTTTTATGCTTTTTAGCTGTAATGGAGCTGATTATTATAATCTCGGAATTTACCAAGCAAGACAAGGAAATCAGGAAAAGGCAATAGAATATTTTACAAAAGCAATCGAAGTTAACTCTGAAGATGCAGACGCATATTACAATAGAGCTTATGCACAACATTTATTAGGCGGAAAGGAAAAGCAGACAATTTCTGATTACTCAAAATCTTTAGAACTAAATCCAAATGACAACGAAGCTCATATGAATCGTGGACTTATCTATATGAAAATGGGAGAAAATGAAAAAGCAATTTCTGATTACAAAGAGTCAATCCGAATTAACCCAGATTACCCAATTGTTTATGCGAATTTGGGAAATGCTTATAAACTGAATTTAGATAATGAAAAAGCTTGTGAGAATTGGAAGAAATCTTTGGAATTAGGAAATGAAAATGTCCGACAAAGACTAAATCTGAATTGTGAATAA
- a CDS encoding T9SS type A sorting domain-containing protein has product MKTKLHFLVLCLILGLLPILNFSQCPTSNITLSSQAEVDAFSTNYPDCTMLTDRLTISGADITDLTALSTITYIPNLRILDNPLLTELDGLHNLQSLISNNTALQLEDNPLLTNLTVFTGLTSLSHLHIQGCSSLVNLEGLNFVTDFDPNGIGGGGFTGLKIDDNISLTDISALTNISNANIDIGLYAFFIIISNNPVLGSLNGLQAFDGVYDFLQIINNDSLINLTGLSDNFGVSDQDFVISNNDLLQSLGDIGGGGISQLVIDNNPLLDDISAFNNFSTTFGPFLKITNNPNLSICENNLFCASINRLQEPDFIDLYPLFIIENNAESCSSVGEVAFACGFVPFNDECDNAFSLTIGQQLQAYDDLSTTSIQIPSCNDVNRLDVWFKVNSESFNNLDIIAESSYNLQLWEGDCSNLTQVINACAENALLDIPVTTNTDYYIQVWSDSETDRATGLFDILVQNATLTIEDFTFKDFTLYPNPTSNILNLKSNKKMDFVRVYNLLGQQISSSKPNSLVEEINMSELNSGMYLISVEIDGNSVVYRVMKE; this is encoded by the coding sequence ATGAAAACAAAGTTACATTTTTTGGTATTATGCTTAATACTAGGCTTATTACCTATCCTTAATTTTAGCCAATGTCCAACTTCAAACATTACTTTAAGTTCTCAAGCAGAAGTAGATGCTTTTTCAACTAATTATCCAGATTGTACTATGTTAACTGATCGTTTAACTATAAGTGGTGCTGATATTACAGATTTAACAGCGTTATCAACTATTACTTATATTCCAAATTTGAGGATTTTGGACAATCCATTATTAACAGAATTAGATGGATTACATAATTTACAATCTTTAATCTCAAATAATACTGCTTTGCAATTAGAAGACAATCCTTTACTAACTAACCTTACTGTATTTACAGGTCTAACTTCATTGAGTCATTTGCATATTCAAGGCTGTTCTTCACTAGTAAATTTAGAAGGATTAAATTTTGTTACAGATTTTGATCCCAATGGAATAGGTGGAGGAGGTTTTACGGGACTTAAAATCGATGATAATATTTCGTTGACAGATATAAGTGCTCTAACAAATATATCAAATGCCAATATTGATATTGGGTTGTATGCTTTTTTCATTATTATATCTAACAATCCTGTTTTGGGTAGTTTAAATGGGTTGCAAGCATTCGATGGAGTCTATGACTTTTTGCAAATAATAAATAACGATTCTTTAATTAATTTAACAGGATTAAGTGACAATTTTGGCGTTTCTGACCAAGATTTTGTAATTTCAAATAATGATTTATTACAAAGCTTAGGAGATATTGGAGGAGGTGGTATTTCTCAATTAGTTATAGACAATAACCCCTTACTTGATGATATTTCTGCATTTAATAACTTTTCAACAACATTTGGTCCTTTCCTAAAAATCACCAATAATCCGAATTTGTCTATATGTGAAAATAATCTTTTTTGTGCTTCCATTAATCGATTACAAGAGCCTGATTTTATAGACCTATATCCTCTTTTCATAATTGAAAACAATGCTGAAAGTTGTAGTAGTGTTGGAGAAGTGGCTTTTGCTTGTGGATTTGTACCTTTTAACGATGAGTGTGATAATGCATTCTCGCTTACGATTGGACAACAATTACAAGCATATGATGACCTTTCTACAACTTCGATTCAAATACCAAGTTGTAATGATGTTAATAGACTTGATGTATGGTTTAAGGTCAATTCTGAATCTTTTAACAATTTGGATATTATTGCAGAATCTAGTTATAATTTACAGCTTTGGGAAGGTGATTGTTCAAATTTAACCCAAGTGATTAATGCTTGTGCTGAAAATGCATTATTGGATATTCCTGTAACGACAAATACAGATTATTATATACAAGTTTGGTCAGATTCTGAAACAGATAGAGCAACAGGATTATTTGATATTTTAGTTCAAAACGCTACATTAACAATTGAAGATTTTACATTTAAAGATTTTACTTTATACCCAAATCCAACTAGCAACATTTTGAATTTAAAATCTAATAAGAAAATGGATTTTGTAAGAGTATATAATCTTTTAGGTCAACAAATTTCTAGTTCCAAGCCTAATTCACTGGTGGAAGAAATCAATATGTCAGAATTAAATTCAGGAATGTATTTAATTTCTGTTGAAATTGATGGCAATTCAGTTGTTTACAGAGTTATGAAAGAATAA